A single region of the Sphingobium sp. Cam5-1 genome encodes:
- a CDS encoding TorF family putative porin has protein sequence MAVLFSAGPARAQYADDLTASIGVASDERRQGLSWSDGDPVVRGRLSVPVYEGLSLDGATVALWGSDRHDGAAAVVDVGPSYVRQIGAWRLTADARYHLFVGASGQGYGEIGAGAGFLMGPISVDLMGSYAPRQTSIGGDNLHLSASAFVGVPGTPLTMSAWVGRSSGDVRNPAKAARLRPDGTYWDHGVGVDYLKGCWSAGLRYVNSSIDGPSRRDAGASMVGRVGLSL, from the coding sequence ATGGCTGTTTTATTCAGTGCCGGGCCGGCCCGCGCCCAATATGCCGATGACCTGACGGCAAGCATCGGGGTGGCGAGCGACGAGCGGCGCCAAGGCTTGAGCTGGAGCGATGGCGATCCGGTAGTGCGTGGCCGCCTGTCGGTCCCCGTTTACGAGGGACTGAGCCTTGACGGCGCGACCGTTGCGCTGTGGGGCAGCGATCGTCACGACGGCGCGGCCGCTGTGGTCGATGTCGGGCCAAGCTATGTGCGGCAGATCGGGGCGTGGCGACTGACCGCCGACGCGCGCTATCACCTGTTCGTCGGAGCTTCCGGGCAGGGCTATGGCGAAATCGGCGCGGGCGCCGGTTTCTTGATGGGACCGATCAGCGTCGACCTGATGGGCAGTTATGCTCCGCGCCAAACCTCCATCGGCGGCGACAATCTTCATCTCTCGGCATCGGCATTTGTCGGCGTGCCGGGCACCCCCTTGACCATGTCGGCCTGGGTCGGGCGATCGTCGGGTGACGTGCGCAACCCCGCCAAGGCGGCGCGGCTGCGGCCCGATGGCACCTATTGGGACCATGGCGTCGGCGTCGACTATCTGAAGGGCTGCTGGTCGGCGGGACTGCGCTACGTCAACAGCAGCATTGATGGGCCGAGCCGCCGCGACGCGGGCGCCAGCATGGTCGGGCGCGTAGGGCTGAGTTTGTAG
- a CDS encoding HU family DNA-binding protein: MIRSELVHEMQQQYSDLPAEDVERIVSLFFQDISDHLSKGGRVELRGFGVFSTRSREARMGRNPRTGQDVPVAAKKALHFKPGRQMLARLQAKPAD; this comes from the coding sequence ATGATTAGATCTGAGCTGGTCCATGAAATGCAGCAACAATATTCCGATCTTCCTGCAGAGGATGTGGAACGGATCGTCTCGCTGTTTTTCCAGGACATTTCGGACCATCTTTCCAAGGGTGGCAGGGTTGAGCTGCGAGGATTTGGCGTTTTCAGCACGCGCTCCCGCGAGGCTCGCATGGGCCGCAACCCCCGAACCGGCCAGGATGTACCCGTCGCCGCCAAAAAGGCGCTACATTTCAAGCCAGGCAGGCAGATGCTGGCACGGCTGCAGGCGAAGCCTGCCGACTGA
- a CDS encoding Do family serine endopeptidase, translating into MRHIYTLAAATLLGTSTIFLAGGSASQAEVARKETAPQAPEGRSAQAATGFADLTERLAPAVVNISTRQRVRTPVINPFAGTPFEDLFGGRGLGPRTREAQSLGSGFIISADGYVVTNNHVISPGGGDAEIKSITVTMPDGAEYPAKLVGQDAASDLAVLKINARAPLPFVKFGDSRAARVGDRIIAIGNPFGLGGTVTSGIISAVYRHTGMGTAYDRYIQTDAAINRGNSGGPMFDMHGQVIGINNAIYSPNGGSVGIGFAIPAEIAAPIVEKLKSGQSIDRGYLGVRIQPVADDLADALGISRRRGAFVQAVEPGSAADEAGVRPGDVIVAVEGKEVRAEQSLSYLIANEDPGKRVAMALIRDGKRMTVHVTLDLRPTETELGGQSFEPGRRDRSGNPSQDQADSAVREALGISVLPLTPRIARQLGTGEKTRGLVIASVDSTSDAATKGLRRGDIVLSVNNHPVLSAGDLESRIQEARRASRGALLLRVQRRGQPPGYVPVRLR; encoded by the coding sequence GTGCGACATATCTATACTCTGGCAGCCGCTACATTATTGGGAACAAGCACCATATTCCTCGCTGGGGGATCTGCGTCACAGGCTGAGGTCGCGCGGAAGGAAACGGCCCCGCAGGCGCCTGAGGGCCGCAGCGCGCAGGCGGCCACCGGTTTTGCAGATCTGACCGAACGGCTCGCGCCCGCGGTGGTCAACATCTCGACCCGCCAGCGCGTCCGGACGCCGGTCATCAACCCCTTTGCCGGAACACCTTTCGAAGACCTGTTCGGTGGCCGCGGCCTTGGCCCAAGAACGCGCGAGGCACAGTCGCTCGGCTCGGGCTTCATCATATCGGCCGATGGCTATGTGGTGACCAACAACCATGTGATTTCGCCTGGCGGCGGAGACGCCGAGATTAAATCCATCACCGTCACAATGCCGGATGGGGCGGAATATCCCGCAAAGCTTGTCGGCCAAGATGCCGCTTCGGATCTTGCCGTTCTCAAGATCAACGCGCGCGCGCCGCTGCCGTTCGTCAAGTTCGGCGATTCCCGCGCTGCGCGCGTGGGCGACAGGATCATCGCCATTGGCAACCCGTTCGGCCTTGGCGGTACGGTGACATCGGGAATCATATCGGCAGTCTACCGCCATACGGGCATGGGGACCGCCTATGATCGCTATATCCAGACCGATGCCGCGATCAACCGCGGCAATTCGGGTGGGCCGATGTTCGACATGCACGGCCAGGTCATCGGCATCAACAACGCCATCTACTCCCCTAATGGCGGGAGCGTGGGTATCGGCTTCGCCATTCCGGCTGAAATCGCTGCGCCCATCGTCGAAAAGCTCAAGAGCGGTCAATCGATCGACCGCGGCTATCTGGGCGTGCGCATACAGCCCGTGGCGGACGACCTCGCCGATGCGCTGGGCATTTCACGTCGCAGAGGCGCCTTCGTACAGGCGGTGGAGCCGGGCAGCGCCGCTGACGAAGCAGGCGTCCGGCCAGGCGACGTCATTGTTGCTGTCGAGGGCAAGGAGGTCAGGGCGGAGCAGTCCTTGTCCTACCTCATTGCAAACGAGGATCCTGGAAAACGCGTAGCCATGGCGCTGATCCGCGATGGCAAGCGCATGACGGTCCATGTCACGCTGGACCTGCGGCCAACGGAAACGGAGCTTGGCGGCCAAAGCTTCGAGCCTGGGCGCAGGGATAGATCTGGCAATCCATCGCAGGATCAGGCCGACTCTGCGGTGCGCGAGGCGCTGGGCATATCGGTCCTGCCGCTGACTCCGCGGATCGCGCGGCAATTGGGAACGGGCGAAAAGACCCGGGGTCTTGTGATTGCCAGCGTCGACTCGACTTCCGACGCGGCAACCAAGGGGCTGCGGCGCGGCGACATCGTGCTCTCGGTGAACAATCACCCTGTCCTGTCGGCTGGAGACCTTGAAAGCCGGATCCAGGAGGCGAGGCGGGCTTCGCGTGGCGCTCTTCTGCTGCGCGTTCAGCGCCGGGGCCAGCCGCCAGGCTATGTGCCAGTCCGGCTGCGCTAG
- a CDS encoding DUF7146 domain-containing protein, which produces MALTMKRPSQETIDLVGALGGVWHGRCAMCRCPAHDDRRPSLSIRQGDHGILVTCFAGCSREDVLRELRRIPTGQRFFYRDAPAAVPGAADRLWSEAGPIAGTLAERYLARRGLDVPVGDARFHPHCPYRPRPWTSHHPALLLAVREGRRLTAVQRILLDPSTGHYRLKVMLGRPGRGAWTGDRPVSSVLALAEGFETALAFTILQKIPCWASLGARRADQLLLPEAPSTLILAMDDDEAGRRAAERAAVRYARPGLVITRMMPTGRKDWAGVLEAMRST; this is translated from the coding sequence ATGGCGCTGACAATGAAAAGACCCTCCCAGGAGACTATTGATCTTGTGGGTGCATTGGGAGGCGTATGGCACGGCCGCTGTGCCATGTGTCGATGCCCTGCCCACGACGATCGCCGTCCCAGCCTGTCCATCCGCCAGGGCGACCATGGTATCCTGGTCACCTGCTTTGCCGGCTGTTCCCGGGAGGATGTGCTGCGCGAGCTGCGCCGGATACCAACCGGCCAGAGATTCTTCTATCGGGATGCGCCAGCCGCCGTACCGGGCGCTGCCGATCGCCTGTGGTCAGAGGCTGGCCCGATCGCCGGGACTCTGGCCGAGCGCTATCTGGCCAGAAGGGGGTTGGATGTGCCTGTGGGAGATGCGCGTTTTCACCCTCATTGCCCCTATCGGCCCAGACCCTGGACGAGCCATCACCCGGCATTGTTGCTGGCAGTCCGCGAGGGACGACGGCTGACCGCAGTTCAGCGCATCCTGCTCGATCCCAGCACCGGTCACTACCGCCTGAAAGTCATGCTCGGCCGCCCCGGGCGCGGCGCCTGGACAGGGGATCGTCCGGTATCGTCTGTGCTGGCGCTTGCCGAAGGGTTCGAGACGGCCCTGGCCTTTACGATTCTTCAGAAAATTCCGTGCTGGGCGAGCCTTGGCGCACGGCGAGCGGACCAGCTTCTGCTCCCGGAAGCACCTTCGACCCTCATCCTGGCGATGGATGACGACGAGGCCGGGCGACGTGCCGCAGAGCGTGCTGCTGTGCGCTATGCACGACCCGGGCTTGTCATCACCCGCATGATGCCTACCGGTCGCAAGGACTGGGCCGGAGTGCTCGAAGCCATGCGCTCGACCTGA
- a CDS encoding outer membrane protein, translating to MKTLSITLLAIVAGATSAHAETFSGPFIGAQISRDAYEVKAEGTDLGFATLDLDGLSGNGVGGGLYVGYDYALSNTVFFGVEANANFSGASISAQLDDGVDSVSGKIKARESFGLSARLGAMIAENTAVYARGGWQSTKFKAQAFDGVDSYSSKTMQDALVYGAGLETRIAAQTSVRIEYLIEDYGSAGLNKDLGANGIRVDNNKLSLGISWRY from the coding sequence ATGAAGACACTCTCTATTACGCTTCTGGCGATCGTCGCCGGAGCCACCTCCGCTCACGCCGAAACCTTCTCCGGCCCGTTCATCGGCGCCCAGATCAGCCGTGACGCCTATGAAGTGAAAGCCGAAGGCACCGACCTCGGCTTCGCCACCCTCGACCTTGACGGCCTGAGCGGCAATGGCGTGGGCGGCGGTCTCTATGTCGGCTACGACTATGCTCTCTCGAACACTGTCTTCTTCGGTGTCGAGGCCAATGCGAACTTCTCGGGCGCGAGCATCTCGGCGCAGCTCGACGATGGCGTCGACAGCGTGAGCGGCAAGATCAAGGCTCGCGAATCCTTCGGCCTGAGTGCGCGCCTGGGCGCAATGATTGCCGAGAACACCGCCGTCTACGCGCGGGGCGGCTGGCAGTCGACCAAGTTCAAGGCACAGGCATTTGACGGCGTGGACAGCTACAGCAGCAAGACGATGCAGGACGCCCTCGTTTACGGCGCGGGTCTGGAAACCCGCATTGCGGCCCAGACTTCGGTTCGCATCGAATATCTGATCGAGGATTATGGCAGCGCGGGCCTCAACAAGGATCTTGGCGCCAACGGCATCCGCGTTGACAACAACAAGCTCTCGCTGGGTATTTCCTGGCGCTATTAA
- a CDS encoding winged helix-turn-helix domain-containing protein, which produces MEEQFKALEASIARIRVILSGPGSSDSTNSSPPRNGKTRRADEADDVTLTEDQADVQGALAALGRTAKAKDREDMIRQKLVDCFALDGWVAAGVLLCLLRQSGEYVTHTQLADAAGTISPSAAVIRVYVCKLRQQLAAGGIEDGAIETGRRSYRLVRSAAFRIINTLNGREKNPSLPEP; this is translated from the coding sequence TTGGAGGAGCAATTTAAGGCACTGGAAGCATCCATAGCAAGAATCCGCGTAATCCTGTCTGGTCCCGGTTCAAGCGATTCGACAAATTCGTCGCCGCCTCGCAACGGCAAGACCAGGCGCGCGGATGAGGCAGATGACGTAACGCTTACCGAGGATCAAGCCGATGTCCAGGGCGCGCTCGCCGCTTTGGGCAGGACGGCCAAAGCGAAAGATCGTGAGGATATGATCCGGCAGAAGCTTGTCGATTGCTTCGCGCTGGACGGCTGGGTCGCGGCGGGCGTTCTGCTTTGCCTGCTACGCCAGTCAGGGGAATATGTCACGCATACGCAATTGGCGGACGCTGCCGGGACCATCTCCCCGAGCGCTGCTGTGATCAGGGTCTATGTCTGCAAATTGAGACAACAGCTGGCAGCAGGCGGCATCGAGGACGGGGCCATAGAAACGGGACGCCGCAGCTATCGGCTGGTGCGCAGCGCCGCTTTCCGGATCATCAATACGCTCAACGGGCGGGAAAAGAATCCATCACTTCCTGAGCCCTGA
- a CDS encoding DMT family transporter, whose translation MAWVALIVAGLLEVVWAFFMKQSAGFTRIVPSAITVVTMLASFALLSFSMKTLPLGTAYTIWTGIGAVGAFVIGIWLLGEGASALRIGAAILIISGLILMKLAPQG comes from the coding sequence ATGGCGTGGGTAGCTTTGATCGTTGCAGGCCTGTTGGAGGTCGTCTGGGCTTTCTTCATGAAGCAGTCTGCCGGGTTCACACGCATCGTCCCGTCGGCGATTACCGTGGTCACAATGCTGGCCAGTTTCGCGCTCCTCTCCTTTTCCATGAAGACGCTGCCGCTTGGCACCGCTTACACGATATGGACCGGTATTGGCGCCGTCGGCGCCTTCGTGATCGGGATATGGTTGCTGGGAGAAGGGGCGAGCGCGCTGCGTATCGGTGCTGCGATCCTCATCATCAGCGGCCTCATCCTCATGAAGCTGGCGCCGCAAGGATGA
- a CDS encoding strawberry notch family protein: protein MSDLFETVSAAERRVATLLIDRLRAARPITRAHLNEAMVEGFGGTDAEGLWTQRDSFEMLEHALAHHLQFGPYPLCSLADVHKACDLLDRLPTQTVRSEEQIEWQQFSTPVDLAAILTLLANVQKEDVILEPSAGNGLLVAHCRDFTALHLNEYAPARRARLAHVFPDALVTGHDGATINSTLSHAPRPSLILMNPPFSRSVGRGADAHAAVRHLQAALGRLQPGGRLVAIMPDWFGPNARMRDLFETTLRDVSVRTSVRLEKCYLKHGTAIAVRLFVIDKVPGRAIPATIQRASVRDLIEVLTIHERGVVDEVPAPAPKRSTSPSLFRAVKSSRAQPRPDHRPVRNNVLPVDYTPLDTPAALLDQVGVYLPYRPSRIVLDAAGEHPTALVESVAMGSIAAPIPAYIPHLPERTVAERMLSAAQLETVVYAGHAWEQFLPGRFRPAKEGVGLDEAEDGHAYRKGYFLGDGTGAGKGRQIAACILDNWLRGRRRNIWISKNEALLEDARRDWTALGGLPADVQPLANWKIDQAIPLEQGVLFVTYPTLRSARGDHSRLQQLVEWAGGDFEGVIGFDEAHEMGGVAGGEGAMGKKEGSQQGVCGVLLQNQLPGARVLYASATGASDVNNLAYAVRLGLWGPETAFSNREQFISGIRKGGIAAMELVARDLKALGLYTARALSFAGVAYDILRHELTRDQIAIYDAYADAWSLIHRNMEGALELTAVVDGLEHTTLNSGAKASARSRFESTKQRFFGQLLLSMKLPTVIGAVDSHLKAGQSVVLQLVTTAESILDRRLGDLSPDERANLEIDLSPREYIIDYLERAFPIRQMRVFTDDTGTPRSMPMVDDNGHPVYNPEAQAARDALIEKLCAMPPIMSALDALLEHFGHDNVAEVTGRTKRLISASDGRQKLESRSARTSRADAAAFMAGNKRILVFSDAGGTGRSYHASLDAANQEQRVHLLLEPGWRADRAIQGLGRTHRTHQATTPLFRPVTTDCKGELRFTSTIARRLDSLGALTRGQRQTGGQGLFDPADNLESEYARAALLSWFDLLAMGKLTSVTLDDFQHRTGLELVDKDGVLKDEMPPIQRWLNRILALPIALQNTIFDEFLALIETRVSAAREAGRLDVGVETIMVDKATLIEDSVLRTDPLTGATSHLLTIEIARRRNPVSLDRILRIADGDGSAAFMINHKSGKVALRTRARALMEEKEGTPIPRVEMMRPTRSDYMREHDLFESSWEEVDRQAFSAIWSTEVEAARQIVESETVRLATGLLLPIWSALPSDHLAVNRIVDAEGRSWLGRLVFDDHVPQLYTKLGIDCAGALPVEAVAKAVTAGRTIDISRPFALTIRRSLVNGSPRIELAGAPHDRLPWLKSIGCFTEVIQYRTRVFVPMGSAEAVLGLLLA from the coding sequence ATGTCCGATCTCTTTGAAACGGTGAGCGCGGCCGAACGTCGCGTCGCCACGCTTCTCATTGACCGCTTGCGCGCCGCCCGCCCGATCACCCGGGCTCATCTGAACGAGGCCATGGTGGAAGGCTTTGGCGGCACGGATGCCGAGGGCCTCTGGACCCAGCGCGACAGTTTTGAAATGCTCGAACATGCGCTTGCTCACCATCTCCAGTTTGGCCCCTATCCGCTCTGTTCGCTCGCTGACGTGCACAAGGCCTGCGATTTGCTTGACCGACTGCCGACCCAGACTGTCCGCAGCGAGGAGCAGATCGAATGGCAGCAATTTTCGACCCCCGTGGATCTCGCCGCGATTCTTACCCTGCTGGCCAATGTCCAGAAGGAGGATGTCATTCTGGAGCCGAGCGCGGGCAATGGCCTGCTCGTTGCGCATTGCCGTGATTTCACCGCGTTGCACCTCAACGAATATGCGCCTGCCCGTCGCGCCCGGCTTGCCCATGTCTTCCCGGACGCCCTCGTGACCGGTCATGACGGCGCAACGATCAATTCCACCCTCTCGCATGCACCGCGTCCCAGCCTAATCCTCATGAACCCGCCCTTTTCCCGGTCAGTGGGACGCGGCGCTGACGCCCACGCGGCTGTCCGTCACCTGCAGGCGGCGCTTGGGAGGCTGCAGCCGGGCGGGCGGCTGGTTGCCATCATGCCCGACTGGTTCGGCCCCAATGCCAGGATGCGGGATCTTTTCGAGACGACCCTGCGCGATGTCAGTGTCCGCACTTCGGTGCGTCTTGAGAAATGCTATCTCAAGCACGGTACTGCCATTGCGGTTCGGCTGTTCGTTATCGACAAGGTTCCAGGAAGAGCCATTCCCGCGACGATCCAGCGCGCATCCGTCCGGGACCTGATCGAGGTCCTCACGATCCACGAGCGAGGCGTGGTTGACGAGGTTCCGGCGCCCGCTCCAAAGCGCTCGACCAGTCCTTCGCTGTTCCGGGCCGTCAAGAGCAGCCGCGCACAGCCTCGGCCCGATCACAGGCCTGTTCGTAACAACGTGCTCCCGGTCGACTACACGCCGCTCGACACGCCGGCCGCACTGCTCGATCAGGTGGGCGTCTATCTCCCCTATCGTCCCAGCCGCATCGTCCTCGATGCCGCTGGCGAGCACCCGACCGCACTGGTGGAATCTGTCGCCATGGGCTCGATCGCGGCGCCCATTCCCGCCTACATACCTCATCTGCCCGAGAGAACGGTTGCCGAGCGGATGCTATCGGCCGCGCAGCTCGAAACGGTGGTCTATGCTGGCCACGCCTGGGAGCAGTTCCTGCCAGGCCGTTTCAGGCCGGCCAAGGAAGGCGTCGGTCTTGACGAGGCCGAGGACGGCCATGCCTATCGCAAGGGCTATTTTCTGGGCGACGGCACCGGAGCGGGGAAGGGGCGGCAGATTGCGGCCTGCATACTCGACAACTGGCTGCGAGGCCGCCGCCGGAACATCTGGATTTCCAAGAATGAGGCGCTGCTGGAAGACGCGCGCCGCGATTGGACCGCGCTCGGCGGGCTCCCCGCTGACGTCCAGCCTCTGGCGAACTGGAAGATCGATCAGGCGATCCCGCTCGAACAGGGCGTGTTGTTCGTCACTTATCCGACGTTACGCTCTGCCCGCGGCGATCATAGCCGCCTTCAGCAACTCGTCGAGTGGGCCGGTGGGGATTTCGAAGGCGTGATCGGCTTCGACGAGGCCCATGAAATGGGCGGCGTTGCCGGCGGCGAGGGCGCCATGGGCAAGAAGGAAGGCTCCCAGCAGGGCGTCTGCGGCGTGCTGCTCCAGAACCAGTTGCCAGGCGCCCGGGTGCTGTACGCTTCGGCTACTGGCGCATCGGACGTCAATAATCTTGCTTATGCCGTGCGGCTGGGGCTTTGGGGACCGGAAACGGCATTCAGCAATCGCGAACAATTCATCTCGGGCATCCGCAAAGGCGGCATCGCCGCAATGGAACTGGTCGCCCGCGATCTGAAGGCTCTTGGCCTCTACACGGCGCGCGCGCTCAGCTTTGCCGGGGTCGCCTATGACATACTGCGCCACGAACTGACGAGAGATCAGATCGCCATCTACGATGCCTATGCGGATGCCTGGAGCCTGATCCACCGGAACATGGAGGGCGCCCTCGAACTCACCGCCGTGGTCGACGGGCTTGAACACACAACCCTCAACAGCGGGGCCAAGGCCTCGGCCCGCTCGCGCTTTGAATCAACCAAGCAGCGCTTTTTTGGACAATTGCTTCTCAGCATGAAGCTGCCGACCGTGATCGGCGCTGTCGACTCCCATCTCAAGGCTGGCCAGTCGGTTGTCCTGCAGCTGGTGACGACAGCGGAATCGATCCTCGATCGTCGGCTGGGCGACCTGTCCCCCGACGAGCGGGCAAATCTGGAAATCGATCTTTCTCCCCGCGAGTATATCATCGACTATCTGGAGCGCGCCTTTCCCATCCGCCAGATGCGCGTGTTTACAGACGATACCGGAACACCGCGTTCGATGCCGATGGTGGATGACAATGGCCATCCCGTCTACAATCCCGAGGCGCAGGCCGCGCGTGACGCGCTGATCGAGAAGCTCTGCGCGATGCCGCCGATCATGTCCGCGCTCGACGCGTTGCTCGAGCATTTTGGACATGACAATGTTGCCGAGGTTACGGGCCGCACCAAGCGATTGATCAGTGCGAGCGATGGGCGCCAGAAGCTCGAAAGTCGGTCTGCCCGCACCAGTCGGGCCGACGCGGCCGCCTTCATGGCCGGGAACAAGCGCATTCTCGTCTTCTCGGACGCCGGCGGCACGGGCCGCAGCTATCATGCCTCTCTGGACGCTGCCAACCAAGAGCAGCGCGTGCATCTGCTGCTCGAGCCGGGCTGGCGCGCGGATCGCGCTATCCAGGGTCTTGGCCGTACGCACAGGACGCACCAGGCCACGACCCCGCTGTTCCGGCCGGTGACAACAGACTGCAAGGGGGAGTTGCGTTTCACGAGCACCATCGCCCGGCGGCTCGACAGTCTTGGCGCGCTGACACGCGGCCAGAGGCAGACAGGTGGGCAGGGGCTCTTCGACCCCGCGGACAATCTCGAAAGCGAATATGCGCGCGCTGCGCTGCTTTCCTGGTTCGACCTTCTTGCAATGGGCAAGCTCACCAGTGTCACGCTCGACGACTTCCAGCATCGGACCGGCCTGGAGCTGGTGGACAAGGACGGCGTTCTCAAGGATGAGATGCCGCCTATCCAGCGTTGGCTCAATCGCATTCTCGCGCTGCCGATTGCGCTTCAGAACACTATTTTCGACGAGTTCCTCGCCCTGATCGAGACACGTGTTTCGGCTGCACGCGAGGCTGGCCGTCTCGATGTCGGCGTCGAGACGATCATGGTCGACAAGGCGACGCTCATTGAGGATAGCGTGCTGCGCACCGATCCGCTCACGGGCGCAACCTCGCATCTCCTCACCATCGAGATCGCCCGGCGCCGCAATCCGGTGTCGCTCGATCGGATCCTGCGGATCGCCGACGGTGATGGAAGCGCCGCCTTCATGATCAATCACAAGTCCGGGAAGGTGGCGCTGCGCACGCGGGCACGGGCGCTCATGGAGGAGAAGGAAGGAACCCCCATTCCCCGTGTCGAAATGATGCGGCCAACGCGAAGCGACTACATGCGTGAGCATGATCTGTTCGAATCTTCCTGGGAAGAGGTGGACCGGCAAGCTTTCAGCGCCATCTGGTCGACCGAGGTTGAGGCCGCGCGCCAGATTGTCGAGAGCGAAACCGTCCGTCTGGCAACGGGGCTGTTGCTGCCGATCTGGTCGGCGCTACCCAGCGATCACCTCGCCGTCAACCGTATCGTCGATGCCGAAGGACGGTCCTGGCTCGGTCGCCTTGTGTTCGACGACCATGTGCCCCAACTCTATACCAAGCTGGGAATCGACTGTGCCGGTGCCTTGCCAGTAGAGGCTGTCGCCAAGGCGGTGACGGCAGGCCGAACCATCGACATATCGCGGCCTTTTGCGCTCACAATCAGGCGTTCACTCGTCAACGGTTCGCCTCGGATTGAGCTTGCCGGCGCCCCCCATGACCGGCTGCCCTGGCTCAAATCGATCGGCTGCTTCACCGAAGTGATCCAGTATCGAACAAGGGTGTTTGTCCCCATGGGATCGGCCGAGGCGGTCCTCGGCCTGTTGCTCGCCTAG